One Brassica napus cultivar Da-Ae chromosome C4, Da-Ae, whole genome shotgun sequence genomic region harbors:
- the LOC106379646 gene encoding small polypeptide DEVIL 11, which translates to MASSGLTRSGSAPQFEKWKLSKKDGFSGGTLKITRSSLVSSCGGNKTQKQGRCAFTRKCAGLVKEQRARFYIMRRCVIMLICWRDNYSDS; encoded by the coding sequence ATGGCATCATCCGGCCTCACTCGATCAGGAAGCGCGCCGCAATTCGAGAAGTGGAAGCTGTCAAAGAAAGACGGATTCAGCGGTGGCACGTTGAAGATCACGCGCTCCTCGTTGGTGTCTTCTTGCGGCGGCAACAAGACACAGAAACAAGGGAGGTGCGCTTTCACGAGGAAGTGCGCGGGATTGGTCAAAGAACAGAGAGCTCGCTTCTACATCATGCGTCGTTGCGTGATCATGCTTATTTGCTGGAGAGATAATTACTCTGATTCTTGA